The Cellulosimicrobium sp. ES-005 genome segment CATGGGACCGCGGGATGGCCCGACGATGGTCTTCGCGCACGGCTTCGGTTGCGACCAGTCGATGTGGCGCTTCGTCGCGCCCGTCTTCGCGGCGGACCACCGGGTGGTGCTGTTCGACCACTCGGGTTGCGGCGCGTCCCACCCGGCCGCGTACGACCCCGCGCGGCACGCGGAGCTGGGGGGCTACGTCGCGGACATGATCGAGGTCGTGGAGGACGTCGCGGACGAGCCGGTGATCCTCGTGGGTCATTCGGTGAGCGCGGTGATCGCGCTCCTCGCGGCGGCGGACCGGCCCGACCTCGTCGACCGCCTGGTGCTTGTCGGGCCGAGCCCCCGGTACGTCGACGACGAGGGGTACCGCGGCGGGTTCTCGGCGGAGGAGATCGACGAGCTGCTCGAGACGATGGACGCGAACTACCTGGGCTGGACGCAGGCGATGGCGCCGGTGATCGTCGGGAATCCCGACCGCCCGGCGCTGGGGGACGAGCTCGCGGAGGTCTTCCGGCGCAACGACCCGGCGATCGCCCGGCAGTTCGCGCGCGTGACGTTCCTCGGAGACAACAGGGCGGACCTGGCGCGCGTGCGGACCCCGGCCCTCGTCGTGCAGAGCCGGGAGGACGTCATCGCCCCGCAGACGGTGGGGCGGTACGTGCACGAGCACCTGGCGGGGAGCGAGCTGGTCGTCATCGACTCGGTCGGGCACTGCCCGAACCTGTCGCACCCGGCGCTCCTCGTCGAGGCGATGCGCCACTG includes the following:
- a CDS encoding alpha/beta hydrolase, with amino-acid sequence MDVRERNNVRVMGPRDGPTMVFAHGFGCDQSMWRFVAPVFAADHRVVLFDHSGCGASHPAAYDPARHAELGGYVADMIEVVEDVADEPVILVGHSVSAVIALLAAADRPDLVDRLVLVGPSPRYVDDEGYRGGFSAEEIDELLETMDANYLGWTQAMAPVIVGNPDRPALGDELAEVFRRNDPAIARQFARVTFLGDNRADLARVRTPALVVQSREDVIAPQTVGRYVHEHLAGSELVVIDSVGHCPNLSHPALLVEAMRHWLGDS